The window CTGTTTTTCATCTTTGTTGCAACCCCTATAAATCTATACAAGTTCAATACAAAATTATGGTATATAATGATTTCATTTTCTTGCTCTTTGTAGTTCTTTACGTGTTAACACAGTAATTGTGCCAATTATCATGATCAATGATTTCATTTTCTTGCTCTTTATAGTTCTTTACATGTTAACACAGTAATTCTGCAAATTGTCATGATCTTTTGCTGGGCATGAAGGACAACCATTGCCCTCAGAATTATAATTTGCTTTTATTGTCTTGTGAAATACTGTTTTGCATAGCTCAGCAATCCATGGTGAGAGAATTGCAAAATTAAGGAAATAAAATGCAACAAAAGGAAGCGCTATATTTAGGACATAGAGCTTGAGGAACTCTTGCAGGCAGCTAGTGAAACTACAAAACTCTTAACGTGCATTACTGACCAGCAGCAAATGCCTCGACTGGGAATGTTTTGGTGATGCCAGCAAGACTCTTGAAGTGAATTTTGCCAGTTGGTGGGTCATCAATGGTTATCTCATTTACTGGTGGCCATAGCATGAATTCCTTAGCTTTCACTCCCTTGAGTTTCCTTATCTGCTTTTTGCTGACATGACCATTTATATCAGTGTCATAGCTCACAATCTTGCTGGCTATCTTGAAGTTGTGTTCAACCTTCTTCTTTTGGACGATCCACATGTATCCAATACTCCTAACAAAACCAACTTCTATCACGTCTGCAAGAGGGAGAAGTCCCAGGGGAAGTCCAAACTCCTCAAGAAGAGAGATTGCCATTTTAAGCCCTTCCTGATGACCCTTTGCGACAACTCCTCCTTCCTTCTCAGCCATGGATGATGGTCTCTCTTTGGTTAGAATTCACTTTTGAGGCCAATTTGTTTGAATGGAGTTCCTTTGAAGGAGTACTTCTATTTAAACCCAGTGCTCACATGCATAAGACAAACTTAATGGAGAAACCAAAGTGACTTGCATTGAATTAACCACCACCAGAATtggttttcacttaaaaaattgGCTGTTATCTTTATTGCTTAAATGTTTCTCCGcatttattttgtaatgtttattATCTGTAACTTGTCCAATCTTGAACGGGAAAATTATTCTCCTATGCAATCTCAATAATGTTGTCTTTCCGCCCTGAACAAAGGTTTGTCAATTGCACTTCACTGTACTTCCTCCTACAAAAGCTTTATGTAAAAAGATGGCTGAATTGCTTACATTTTACATTTCTGTGTCCATTTTCATGTCAAGCACAAGGGATCCACTCAactattcttaaaattaaaattctctgGGTCAAGAATATACTCGAGTAGAACCAAGAAGTCAGCCACTGTTCAGTAAGTGTGCTGCGTGGCAAATTGTGGGGCAGTTTCTGTAACTAATGTTTTCAAGTCTTTGTTTTGCCTGATTTCTATTTGCTGTTTCCTGCATTGTATTTTGTGATGCTCTTGAGGTTcgcattttattttgtaaaatataatttttgcaCGGAAGTTGGCTGCTTTGTGACCCGTGAATTGTAATACAGCATTCACTCGTCAACTGGGAAAGAAAACCTGTGGCAGGCCAAGGCCACAGTGGCACGATGGCATGCAGATCCAATGTTGAGCTTCATCTGTGGTTGTTACTGTTGGATTGTTCGATTGTAAGAATCATATACTACAAAGAAACTCGTCGCCTCTTTGTACATTGTTTCCTTTTGTACATGTGTTAATACAAGAGAAAAGTTCCTTAGCCATCGTCCTGGTTTCCTCTGCTTAAATGTGATCCATTTCTCTAAGGTAGCTAATTccttcattgttttttgttttttttaaataatggatGGTGAACCTATCGAGTCCAGACTGAATATGGCTAGTTCACAAGTGTCTTTTGTGTTTGGTAAAGCTAATATCAAaaccaatttaaattaaaaaccaactaGAATTAACCTCTCCGCCATGGATTTTATAATTCACTAACTAGTTTAACAGctatgtttttgttgttttcttatcTGATTCTTACTCTACAAGTTATTGAACATTTTTAATCTCactatgttagaaaaaaaaaaaagaagagcccAAGACCCATTAAAACTCTGTTTTGAAACTCCGGCCAATCTTTTACCTTATAAAACtttgggtttgggtttaaaACTCCCAAACCCTTACCATATCCACCCACTTGTAGGTttccaagtttaattttttcgaGGTTTATGATATAAGCTCCTTCACTCCACTTCTTTCAAATCCTTGGAAAAATACCACCTTTAACCTCCCTCTAATCTCTATCATCTTCTCCGCCGCTACCACATCCCCTCTCCACCACCACAACCAACtctattttttccattttatccTTGTCCCATCTTTCTAAAACCCCACCTTTACCTTTATATCTCTCCCAACAACCCTTCTCCTCCTCTCAAACCTTAAACACTATCAACAATGAAAACCCAAATCCTGTAATTGCTTAATATCTATCTATAGAGCTTGTAAGAGATCAAAATACTGACTCTTTATCAATATCAGAAAGACTCCAACTTTCCTTCTCAGTTATTAAAGAACAACACTTTAACACCTTCTCTAGTGTAGGAAATGTTAAGGCCTCAGCCTCAATAACCAAGAAACTCAGAAGAATTGAGAGtaaagaggaaaagaagagaaaaaagaagaagaaagatacAGAAAACTTGTCATTTCATTACTTGAAATACATGCTAAGACTACAAGCTAATTTGTACCTTGAATTTTCCATTCAAAAGTAATTCTCTAACTGCTTCTAACAATATGTTAGTTGTCAGCTATATCTCTAGTGATTATTATTTCGTTTTACGTGAGAATTTTTACAACTAATTACTGTCAACATTTATTTCATATGCTTGAACTACTAGCAAGAGCTATAACAATCAGCTTTTATTCGACGTGCTTGAACTATTGAAAATGTAACAATACTCCCCTGTTGAACAAATTCTTGACCTTAAGAATTAGTATAAAATTTTAGGAACTACTTACTCAGTTCATCAAGATCCTCCCAGGTAGAGTCTTCCTCAAATAGATTAGACCATTGTACTAATACCATTGTAACATCTTTGTTCGCTTTTTTCATCATCCTTCTGTCTATGATCATGGCTActttaatcatttattaaacACATCTAGTTAATTGCAAAGCCATTACTTATGAGAATAAACTCTTAGTCTCTAACTGGTGGCATGCTATTTTACATGcaacaaaacacacacacacacacacagatatatatatatatattaggtcaCCATCATATCATAAATTCTCTCAATTATAATTGGGTTTTGGTCATGAGCCAAACAtttctcatttaaaaatatttggttatgcaatatgtttttcaatttatttgcaATGACATACGAAGATGGGTCCTTATAGGAGGCTGAGAATATATATTGGAATTGAGTctctattaataattaaatatcttgaacCCTTAACAAGTGATTCATTTACGATACGATTTATCGACTGTCATTTTAATGAGACTCTATTTCCAACATTAAAGGGAGAAATTAAACAACtggataattatattatatggaatgcattattattattgaattttgatCCTCGTACAACATAATatgaacaaaaattcaaaaaatatttcgcttgaaaaaaatataacaaatcagCTACAAGATGCATTAACTAATTCAAAAAGAATAACCAAATCTCATATATCAGATGTAAATGCTTTGACCCGAATTAAAGTCCTAATAGAACAATCCACAAAAATTATAGCAAATGAATCTAAGGTATGCCAAAAGCGTTGTAGATCAACAAGTCAAAAGACAAAAATTCTCgaaaaaagagtaaataatCAAGTTGGCATTATCGAGGAGGCaaacattcataaaaatatagacATAACTAATCATAAAATCCTAGAACAGGTTTCGGTAACCctaaaagattttatattgataaaACACTTCAATTATGTAATCTAATGGTTGTTTGATCACTTAATGTGAAAATGAACTCTCTTAAACCTCAAAAGGATAATAAAGAATTATATAATCCTTAAGTACCATACCTTAATGAAATTAATGTGCTAATATATCTTGCTAATAATAGACAACATGATATAGCGTTCTTTAAGAATTTgctatcaaaatataattcttcTCCTACCAGGAGACATTGGAATGCAGTTAAGCAAATTTTTTCGTTACCTACAAGTAACTATGGATACAAGTCATttcattcaaataatattaatcatTAATTAGTAGGGTATGTTAATACAGGATATCTTGTATTATTCAGGCTACACATCTTTTTGTTAACACTATGATATAACTATTTGTGTTAAGTTTATTTGAGATTGACTAGTTCAATCTTGGTTAAATCCAACTTGATCTTAATAATCAAGTGGACAAAGAAATTCACAAGCCATAGATCCCCAAAACTTGAAAGCTTTATTACTGGACAATTACGTACAAGATATCGATCATGCTCCTTAATTTTTGGAAAACTAATATTACATTCGGTCAAGAATAACTTTATCTATATTTTCTTAAGTAGTGTTTTAAGATTGTAAGGCTTCACTTTATCGGCTCTTCCACTCCACATTAGCTTTGCAAATTGGTAGTTGGCCTTTTCTGTTGGATGAACCCCATCGAAAAACAAGTAGTCGTTGACATTATCACATACTGTTTTTGGGCAGCAACCAGTAAGGTTTCCTTTGTATGGACCCGTACCACAACATGCCACCTTACCCTCCTTGAAACCTTCACAAAATTTCAATTACATGTTAGAAATTAGAATAGACAAAGGAAACCGTGCAGGCTGAAGTAGCTAGAGAAGGCTTGgaaagtatttatatatatttatctttcttttcaaaaaaggtGTAGGGAAACTTTATGAGAACCCACCCGGCCCAAGATCCAAATTGTGTAGGTTGATTCAGATCATTAGGTCAATCCAGATTATCATTCTAATagcttaaaataatatcaacttggtataaaaaaaactacttcaaAATAAAACCTCGCTCGAGCCACCAACAAGTTACCAAATTGTTTTGTTGGGCTAGGTTTTATAAGTATGAATTTAAAGCACTAGTAGATAGGCGTACCGTATTTCGAGGGGTTGTCAATTCTTTCCTTCGAAGCTGCGAAGAGATCAAAATTGGAATACTTGAATCCTTCGAGCTTTCTCTCAAGTTTTTTGAGGGCTTTAGCCAGTGCTTTATTATGGAGTTCTGCAAGCACCGTAACTTCATCCATGCATCCTGATCCGTTAATGTTCTTGGCCTCATTAAGTGCTCTCAGGAATGGAGAACAGCCCACATCACCCAAATTGGAAAATCCAAATTTCCTTCCTCCCATGTTATGAATTTCCTGATACACCAAAGTACAACCATTATCTATATCTACTAGTCAAATTTGAAGGAAAACATAATGACTTGAGCAGTTGAGTGAAGTTCccagaataattttatattattccttAACAAtcctttgaaaaaataaataaattataaataaaaaaatagaggaggTGCCTGCGTTATGTTACCATGACATGTTAATTACCTGGATCGCATCTGTCAGGTTGCCGATAACCGTCTTGACATACTCTTCCCTTGTGTAGGACGGGTGCTCGGTGGTCTTGTGGGTGGCAAATGTTATGTAATCACTGCTTCCTATGCTAAACATATAAAGAGCTCTAGACAGCAACGTCTTCGTTTTTGCTTCACCAAGTTTGACGTTCAAGTGCTTCTTCGTATACTTGAAAAAACTTAGCTGAGTTTTAAGGCCTATGGTCTTCAGaagggaaataaaaataatcttgttCAAATTAACAATATCATGAATAATAGTAGTAGACAAGCCTAAGCCGTCCcacgaagaaaaagaaaatacatcaCACGAGGCTAGATCACATACCATTCCTACATTAGTTTCAGTCAGAGCACCAGCTCCGGCTGATGCAAAATTCAATCCAGTTGTGAACTCATTGTTACCAGGACTTAGATATGGTGGAATTAATGGTAACTTGGCAAACCCGGCTACAAACACATTTGGAAGAGTCATATTCTAATAattcatttcataaaataataataaaaacaaagaaaaatgttgctaaggattttatttctttttaccaATAAAATCTGGGACTAATCGACCGTTAGAAGCCCTTCCTGTTGCGTTCTTAAAGAAGGTTTCCCCGTATGGCAAAAAGTTTGCTTTGATTGCAGTTTCCATATAGTTGTTATTTCCAACATCATTCCATGAaccaccaaaaataaataaagcattaCGAGAGTGACTACGACAGCTTGTTGCCACTAGAAGGCTTGCAAATaacaccaaaaagaaagaacagtTATTGAATCTGAGGTCTGCCATATTTCACTTAGAATAAAAGGTGGTGGTTGTTTGACAATACTATTCTGCTTTCTTCTGAATTTATAGAAGAATGTGGTGCATTTCTTGTTACATTTCCCTTTGAATTCTCCTAATTTCTagtaaaaagaagaggaaaagagCTAATTACAAGTTGGGACACACTGGCAAAAGGATAGACCAATGGGATTGCTTCGGGTGGCAACAAGGAGCTGTTCATATTTTGGAAAACAAAATCCCAAGTGTTCTGGGTTGTaatcatttatataatttttgtgtttactGCTGGGATAGGTGGAtttacaagtgttttttttaattatattttatatataaaccctttaaaaagttattatgttttaagtggTTAACTTACAGTTattccttccttttctcttgCGTATCATAGGCAAgattagaaaaaagaagaattatatatatatatatatatatatatatatatatatatatataattgatgagatatatatataattgatggcTCATTTCACTACcaaaattttacattttactGACAGGATATTCCATCAGTAGTTAGACAATGATTTCGTAAGTATGACTTTTACTGACAGGTTCACagacaattatttttcatcGAAAAAACTTTCCTTGATGATTTACTGATAGAAAAAATgcaccaaacaaaaaaaaattacttgttttataacGTCGGTATTCCTATCGATAAATATGACATTTCACCGACAAAAAACACCATTTGTAATTTCATCAgtgaaatatttaatattaccaACGatttaattccgtcggtaattaaaTAGTGGCAATGACATTTCCAGTCATTCATTTTCaactttctaaaatatattgatgAACTTAATTTATTAGTAAGACTATcagtaattttaataaaatattttttaaaatataataaattgactagaaaataattaaaataaaataaattaaaataaaaaccaaatatttattacatatttaaaaatttatcaattgaaaTACAATTCATCTAGAACAGAGGGGATGGAGGAGGACGCGAGTGTTTGTTGAGACCATGAGGCCAATAAGAGGGAGCACATGTACCACTCTTATGTGATTTCACCTCCATATACATTCTCTGGAGTTTGGTCATCTCAGCACTAAGTCGTTCtatttcaaccatagtttttaaacccggctCGATGGCCAGCCTAGTCCAAGGCtcgggttttgggttttgaccAGATCATCGGCTTTTAACAGGGTCACTGGGTCAatccctatttaaaaaaaaattcaaaacggcgttattttagtataaaaaacaaaagtcaatggATTGCAACCGGGTTTTCCTGAGTCACCGGGTCAACCCGCCGGGTCACACCGGgtcatgactttttttattttttcttcaacccggccCGGTTCCAGCCttgggtcccgggtcgacctgtcgggccgggtttcaaaactatggtttcAGTAGTACGATGGATTGTCTGAGCTTCAACTGATTGGTTTAAAATCTCCTCAAATTATGAAGTTTGAGTGCTCAGAACCAATTGCGAGCATCGAGCAGTTAAAACACTTCGGGTCATCAGCAAGTCCTTGGCTGTAGTGTTTTAGATATTCTAAACCTTATTTTTATTGGGTCCACTGGACGATCTTGCCTCataccaaataaaaatattgttttggtttttttctgagtctcataccaaaaatcatagAACCTAAATGATAGAAATGAATTATCgactaacaaattaaaaataaaattttaccatttatattaaaaatttatattttgatttcaatCTCACCTATTTGCATTATAATTATCCTAAACCCTCTTAACAATAACATTGTCAACCCTATCGTAGTAAAACTTTTTCTTGCAtgtcaaatttttaaaagtattagttcattaatattaataaactaaccaaatttacataacaaaaaaaattatttattattaacctTCAACTTTCTGAACCATACATCAATCATGGGTTTTcatttggaatttttgaaaacCTGACTCCTTAAAACAATGtcactttcattgatgatttcatcaCTGATGTTATCTTTCAAGCAGCCTCAACATTTATAAACCTAAAATTGCATtcgttaattgaaattaatttttcaaaaattattaattgtgtattattttttagttgtgcATGAAAAGATAGCAAACTTACATTGAATGGTCGGGCTTTCACTAGGGAAAGTACTTCCTAGTAAATGGATCTCACTCTAAAGCAACCCCCCCGGCATGGCGGCATCGAACTCGATAAGCCCATGTCGAGAGTGGCTGCCTATGACTCAGGTGCCTTTTCATGGTTGGCACCTAACAACTCATGGTCATCGAAAGTGCTATTAGAAGAACTAGCAGTGATCTTGTCCATACGACACACTACACAAACCTTattgttatatgtctttctaTCCTGGCAATATTCTTTAGTATGAAAAACATGTTCATTGACTAAATACCCCTTATAGCACTTCACATTTCTTTCAGGACCCGGACATATTAAATTCGAAGTAACACCATCATTTCCTTCCAATTGATAAACTTGGTACATGAATTGCAACCATTAACAATTAAAGAGAAATATGCAATGAAATTGTGTATTAAGagagataataataattaaacagtcCTTACATATGTTCTGAACCATGTGGAGATTCTTCATCTTGTAATCAAAAGATTTGAGATGTAATCAGTTGTGAGTTTTGGGATGGtaaaaattgatgatattgCAAATGAggaattattcaatatattagTTTATAATAGTATAAGAGATAAATTGTTTGAAAGTAATAGcatgttaattattatacttactgaataaaagatCTTAGCTCAATGTagttaaataacacataattatgtgcATGTCTAAATAAAATTTCTGATAGTATCTTCCACTCATATCATTTTTGTATAGGTCGTCTAAGATGGgaaaatattgacaagttctcaCTCGAAGACACTTCGCTATCATCATCATGGCTTGGAACACGATTGATTATTGTTCTCAAGTAAGGCTTGAAATAAGACGAGATAAATGTAGAGATCAATTCGACAATATAAGCCTCGCATattgaagcctcaacatgcaccttgtttttttacttttcttttaaggtTGAACAAGTATTTGAATggaattaaatgaatgttttgaattttaaaaaagaagacaataaaaatttaattatgatgcATGTGTAATCCCTAATCTcttgaatggatacatccatctatattagATTGaacctccaacttttacctcctTTTAGTGATAACGCACAGGTTTTATAAGCTAACAAGCGTTGacatcttttgtttttacttatATTAGTCCCATAACGTAATTCAACattggtttttgaaaaaaaataggtttcgtgattttcttcattttccttcGTTATagggttatcccgatctcataacTTGACCTATGAGTTTGGCGAGTTAACCCGAGTGGGCTCAAGCCTTCTTTTagcttataattgctattttttaattctttccaTCTCATGATTcaacattgatttttcttaaaaattaggttttgttattttctttgttttactttttgtcAAGTTATCCCGGTCTCATATATAACATGATCCTATGTACTTGTTATTTGAAAAGATAGTTAAAATCCTATGTCTATTCCAATTTCTAACATGTAATTTTAATTCTGTGAAGGTTTTAAGGAGGGTAAGGTGGTATGTTGTGGTGCGGGTCCTTACAAAGGAAACCTTTCTGGTTGCCGTCCATGAACAGTATGTGATAATTAATGTCAATGACTGCTTGTTTTTCGATGGGGTTCATCCAACAGAAAAGGCCAACTACCAATTTGCAAAGTTAATGTGGAGTGGAAGTGCCCATATAGTGAAGCCTTACAATCTTAAAAcactacttaaaaaaatatagatgaagtTATTCTTAACCAAATGTAATATTAGTTTTTCGAAAATTAAGGAGCATGATCGATATCTTGTAATTATCCAGTAATAAAGCTTTCAAGTTTTAGGGATGTATAGCCTGTGGATTTCATTGCCCACTCGATGATTAAGATCAAGTTGGATTTAACCAAGATTGAACTAGCCAATCTCAAATAACCTTAACACTAATAATGATATCATAGACATGAACTCATGGTCTCTAATGTGTTTGAAGATGACAACATGCTTTCTGTGACATATGATGGTTCATCTCAGCAACGAGATTCTTTACGCACTTTGGAAATTCATCCTTCTCAGTATAGGAAAGCTGCTACagtaaatacattttttaacaaatttataagTTAAGCACATACATGCGTATTATTTAGATACTGAGTTGATCAATGAAGATTACGTTGTGCACACATTAAACTAATTATATTAACGCTACATTATTATCCAaaactcacttttttttttctaatcttgtCTCTAGTTAACAAGGAGAAAGGAAGGAATATCATAAAGTTAACCACTTAATGTTGATGTTGAGATAGGAAAAGGTTcctagatgaagaaaaaaaatttgtgtttaaaatctttatttaattagttaattagaaCCTTATTGAACTAGTATATTTGGAAACCTTATTTGATTAGGATAGTTTGAG of the Populus nigra chromosome 7, ddPopNigr1.1, whole genome shotgun sequence genome contains:
- the LOC133700101 gene encoding uncharacterized protein LOC133700101; the encoded protein is MAEKEGGVVAKGHQEGLKMAISLLEEFGLPLGLLPLADVIEVGFVRSIGYMWIVQKKKVEHNFKIASKIVSYDTDINGHVSKKQIRKLKGVKAKEFMLWPPVNEITIDDPPTGKIHFKSLAGITKTFPVEAFAAGQ
- the LOC133700103 gene encoding GDSL lipase-like, encoding MADLRFNNCSFFLVLFASLLVATSCRSHSRNALFIFGGSWNDVGNNNYMETAIKANFLPYGETFFKNATGRASNGRLVPDFIAGFAKLPLIPPYLSPGNNEFTTGLNFASAGAGALTETNVGMTIGLKTQLSFFKYTKKHLNVKLGEAKTKTLLSRALYMFSIGSSDYITFATHKTTEHPSYTREEYVKTVIGNLTDAIQEIHNMGGRKFGFSNLGDVGCSPFLRALNEAKNINGSGCMDEVTVLAELHNKALAKALKKLERKLEGFKYSNFDLFAASKERIDNPSKYGFKEGKVACCGTGPYKGNLTGCCPKTVCDNVNDYLFFDGVHPTEKANYQFAKLMWSGRADKVKPYNLKTLLKKI